CGCCACCCAGATCTCAGTGCGCCTGCTCGACGAGCGGGTCTTTGAGGCCGAGGTCGTCGGCAGCGACCCGCAGACCGACGTCGCCGTCCTGCGCCTACGCCACACCGAGGAGCTGCCCACCGTCAGCCTGGCCGACTCCGACGCCCTCCAGGTCGGACAGTGGGTGGTGGCCATCGGCAACCCCCTGGGGCTCTCCAGCACGGTGACCGCCGGCATCGCCAGCGCCACCGGCCGCCAGGTGCTCCCCCCCGGCGGGCAGCTGCGCTACCAGGATTTCATCCAGACCGACGCCTCCATCAACCCGGGCAACTCCGGCGGGCCGCTGCTCAATGTGCAGGGCCAGGTCGTGGGCATCTGCACCGCCGTCGTCGCGCAGGGCCAGGGGCTGGGGTTTGCCATCCCCATCAACATGGTCAAGACCATCCTGCCGGCGCTTATCGAAGAGGGCAAAGTCTCCCGCTCCTGGCTGGGCATCTACGTCGACGAGGTCCCCGCCGCGCTACGACGAGAGCTCGACCTTCCCGAGGGCGGCGCCCTCATCACCCGGGTGATTCCCGGGGGCCCCGGCCACACCGCCGGGCTGCAGCCCGGCGACATCATTACCACGATCGCCGAGCAAGACGTCTCCGACAGCCGCCAGCTCTCCTGGGTCACGTCCAACCTGGGCGTCGGGCGCACCGTCGAGCTGACCCTTCAGCGCGGCAGCCAGCCGCTCTCTCTGCCCCTGACCCTGGGTGCCCAGCCCGAATAGCCGGCGGCCAGGGCAGCGACCTCCCCAACATCATACCCTTGCGATGCCGCGGCGCGTTCCCACGTTTAGCTCGGGCCTGAATGAATGGGATGACCGCCGCGATTGCCTCCTCTGCCTCGGAGGCCACGCAGCGAGCCTGGGGAGGCATGAGATGAGCGCATCGACAGGTCGTTTTCCTCACTATCTGGCAGCCAGCTTCGTGGCCACACCGCTGCTTTTTTTCGCCGCGATGCTCATCATCGGCAAGGGCGCCCCCTTTGGCGTATACCTCTTCATCGCCTGGTCCACCGCCGCCCTGACCAGCGCGCTGAGCTTTGCCGCCGAGCCCGACGATCTCAGCGCCTTTACCAGCGCCGAACGCCTGGGAGTGATCGCCGGAAACGCGATCATCGCCGCCATGGTCGCCGCCCTGGGCTATCTGAGCATGGCCCTGACCGGCTGAGAGCGCCCCGCGCCTCCGGCGCTCAATGCGCCGCGCGATCGAGGCGATCTCGAATCGCCTCCCAGGCCGCCTCACCCGGCGGGGCCTCCACCCAGATCGCATCCACGCCCAGGCGCTCAAGGCGATGCAGCGCGTCGTAAAGACCGGCGGCAAAGCCCGCCGCGTCGCGGGGCAAGACCACCGCCACCGCCCCCTCGCAACGCAACGCCTCGCGCACCACACACCCCACACCCTGGCCACGCCCCTGGCGCAGGTCGGCTTCGATCGCCTCCTTCTCTCGCACCCTCAAGGGCACCCCGGGCGCATAGTGCCGCCGCGCCAGCCCCGGCGACTGCCGGGGCGCGTCTTCGGCCGGGGCCTCCGCCAGGGTATGCACCTCCCCCACCACCTCCCGCAACGCCTCCAGGCTCACCATCCCCGGACGCAGCAGCACCGGCACCTCGCCAGCCAGGCTCACCACCGTCGACTCCACACCAACCTCGGTGGCGCCGCCGTCGATCACCCACCCCACACGCCCTCCCAGGCTCTTCAGCACATGCGCTGCCCGCGTTGGCGAGGTCTGGGTGTAGAGATTGGCACTGGGGGCGGCCACCGGCACGCCGGCCTCTTCGAGCAAGGCCCGCGCTACCGGATGCGCCGGTACCCGCAGACCCACGGTATCGAGCCCGGCGCTGACCGTGGCCACAACCTCCTCCTTACGCGGCACCACCAGCGTGAGCGGCCCCGGCCAAAACGCCTCGGCCAGGCGAGTCGCCTCCTCGGGCCACCGCGCGGCCAACGCTTTTGCCGACGCGAGATCGGGCACGTGCACGATCAGCGGGTTGTTGGCCGGCCGCCCCTTCGCCTCGTAGATCTTGGCGATCGCCTCGGCATCCAGCGCGTTGGCGCCCAGCCCGTAGACCGTCTCGGTCGGAAAGGCCACCAGTTCGCCGCGGCGCAACGCCGCGGCCGGAGCCCTCAGACGCTCGCGCTCCGGCTGCCCCCGATCGACCACCACCACCTGCGGAGTTTCACTGCCCTTCTGTGTGCTCATCTCGCCACCACAGGCTCTACGCCTCTCAATACGTCCAACGCCTTCAACGCCACCTCGGGCGCCTCCATATCAAGTGCGTCTCGCTCCTGCATCATAAACCCACGCCCCGGCCCCTCGCGCCTTAAGAGCGCATCGCCCTTATCCATCACCAGCGCGTGCTCGGCATCACAGAGCATCTCAAAGTCGGTACCGGCATCGCCCACCGCCAGCCAGGGCCGCCGTCCGATCACCTCCTTGATCGCCTCGACCTTCCCCTCCCGAAAGAGCACCGGCCGAGCCGTGCGCGAGCTGAGGCGCTCCCCGTCGAGCTCCACCCGATTGCCGATCACCTGCTCCGGCGCCACGCCCAGCAGCTGCGCAAACACCCGCACCGTCCACACATTGGTGGCCGAGACCACCCAGACCTCGGCGCCGGCCCGACGCAGTGCCTCCATCAACCCGCGCACCTGGGAGACCACGCGCACGCCGCGCGCGATCCGCACCTCTTCGCCGCGCCCGCTAAAGCGACACTCATCGCGCAACTCTCGGCGCAGCTCGCCAGCGATCGCCTCCACCGTGTAGGCCTCCATCTCCGCCGGGCTCAACCCCACATGCAAACGTACCGCCCACTCGTAGCAGGCCCGCTTGCCCAGCCGCTCCAGCCGCCGCCCGTAAAGCGCCCCCATCTCGGCCAGATAGCGCGCATAACGCGGGTCGGCCTCACGCGCCTGCTCGCCCATCGCCCGCAGCGCCTGACTCAACATCCGCAGCTCGTCACGCCCCTCCTCCGGGTGCACCAGCTCCCAGAACGCCTCCAGATCGTAGCGGTAGGCCACCCGGTCGATCAGATAATGCGAGTAGAGCTCCCCGATATCCCCCACGATGCAGGTGTTATCAAAATCGAACACCGCCACCTGCCCGGCCGCCCCCGCCAGCACCTGACTCAGGCGCCGGGCGATCGAGGCTTCAAAACCGGCGGGCACCCCGCCCGGCTGCGCTTGTCCTTGCATCCCTGCTCTCCTTCGATAGAAAAGTTTCGTGCCGGCCTCCCGCCGCGCACTAAACGCCTTGTAATGCCCGAGAGAATTCGCTACAAGCTCCGTCCGGTTTGCGCGCGCCCAGGCCATCGTTTGCCCAAAGGCCCGCGCTCCACAACCACGACTTTATCGCTCGCCCGCGCGCCGTGTTCGGCGCCCGATCGCGAGCCTGAAACCGAGTTTTAATTTACGACCAGCCACCCTTTTTTAACTCGACGCGCTCAACGGAAGAGTGCCTCGCGAGGTGGCTTGAGCCTGGAGGAACTGCCATGAAGTCCGATATCCATCCCCAGTACAACCCGGTGATCTTCGTTGACGGTGAGCACGAGATCATCACCAAGTCCACCATGACCTCCAAAGAAACCCGCGAGATCGATGGTGTGGAGCACTACGTAGTTCAGGTTGAAATCAGCGCTTACTCCCACCCCTTCTACACCGGGAAGCAGAAGCTGATGGACACCGAAGGTCGCGTCGACCGCTTCCTCAAGCGCTACAACATGACGCGCGACGAGGCCAAAGTCGCCTCCGGCGACGACGAGTCCTCCGACGAGGCCTGAGCATCAAGCCCCGGGTGAGCGTTGCTTCTCCGGGGTTTTTTGATCGATCGAACACCTGCCGGGGGCCTGATCGCTTAATGCGCCTCTGGTCAACCCTCGTCAGCGCGTTCATCTTTCGAAACGCTCAACGTCTTTCGTCAGCGAGCTCCGGGTGCAGATGCACCCGAAGCCGGAGCAGCCGGAATAGATCGGCCGCTAAACATCCTTTTTGGAGATATCCAGGTGCCACGCGCCCTGGCCTGGCTGGGGGTCCCTCTTATTACGGGCCCCTCACCCCCCGCCGCCGCGTGCCTTGTAAGATTCTCCACCCATGACTCGAGACTCCTCCGCTTGGCCTCTGACCCACGCGTCGCACAACAAGCCTTCGGGCCTCTGGCGAAGTTGAACGTGAAACGATCGGGATCATCGCCCCCCATCGGGGCGACCCTCGCTCGGTTCACCGGATTCGCCACGCTTAGCCGAGCCCGGCCACTGCCCTTGAGGCGGTGGCCTGGTCGTGCTCTGCCATGCGCTGGCCCCGACGCATCCCCAGACGCCGGGCGGCTGTCTCCACGACACAGGAGCACCACCCATGACCTTTGCAGAAGCTGCCATTGAGGTTCTTTTTCGCGCAGGACGCCCGCTCCATTTCAAAAAAATCACCGAAGCTGCCATCAGTGAAAACCTCCTCTCCCACGTGGGCCGCACCCCCGAAGCGACCATGGGAGAGCGCCTGAATCAGGAGCTCAAGAAAGAAGGCTCCTCGCCGGTCGTCAGCGTACGCCCCGGCGTCTTCACCCTGCGTGAAGACTATGTCAAGAAACTTGAGAGCGATGGCCGCGAGCGCCTGCCCCTGGGCGCCAAAAAAGCCAGCGCCCCCGCACCGGCCCCGACCAACGGCAAGGCTCCGGCGCCCGAAGCCCGTGGCGAAGCCGAGAGCGAAGAAGGCGACAGCCGCCGCTCCTCGAGCCGCCGCCGGCGTCGTCGTGGCTCCCGCAACAGCTCGCGAGGCAGCCGCGCCGAAGCACGTCCGGAGACCCGCGAAGAAGAAAGCCGCGAAGAGGAAAGCGCCCCGAGCCCTCGCAAGTCCTCCGCCAGCCGTCGCAGGTCCTCCGCCAGCCGTCGCAAGTCTTCGTCGAGCCGCCGCAAGTCCTCCGCCAGCAAGCGCGAGAAGACCCGTGGCGACCGTAACGGCCGCGGTGAGCGTAACGGTCGCGGTGAACGTCACGAGGGGCGCCGCACTGAGCGCCGCGACACCCGCCGTCCGGCCCGCACCGCCCGCTCGACCAACCGCCACCTCAAAGAGGGCCCGGTGCGCATGGACACCATCGCCGAAGCCGCGATGACCGTGCTCAGCGATAACAACAAACGCCCGATGAAGGTCAAAGACCTGGCCGAAGCCATCTTCGAGCGCAAACTCGTCCGCTTCCACACCCACGATCCGGCCGCCACCGTGCAGGCCGCCATCGCCGGCGACAACCAGATCCGCGAGCAGAAGGGCAACCGCCCCTACTTCATTCAGTACGATCGCGAGCGCTGGGGACTCACCGAATGGGGCCTCTCCCAGAGCTCGGTCGAGCGCGAAGAGCAGATCCTCTCGCTGGCCGAAGAGATCCGCCAGGACGCCGTCAGCCACCTGGGTCAGGCGCTCACCGATGTCAAAGCCGAGGCCGTCGAGCACCTCGCCCTCACCCTGATGGAGCGCCTGGGCTACCGCAACATCAAGGTCTCCAAGCGCTCCTCCGAAGGCGATGTCTTCTTCACCTCGGACTGGCGTCAGGGGCTGGCCGATGTGCGCGTGTGCATCCAGGTCGTCGGCGATAGCTCCCAGGAGCTCTCCTCCAACGCGGTCACCGACCTGCGCGGCACCCTGCACCACTACTCCGCCAGCGAAGGCGTCATCATCCACCTGGGCAACATCAACGCCGAGGCCGTTAAAGAGAGCCGCGAAGAGAAACTCGCCGCGATCACGCTGATCGACCGCGACACCTTCGTGGAACTCCTGATCAAGCACGGCATCGGCGTGCGCACCTACCAGACGCCGATCACCATGGTCGACACCTCGTTCATCGAGGCCCTGGCCTCGGCATGATCCTCCTTCGCCCCGGTCTCGTCCCCTACGGGCAGGCGCTGGCCTGGCAGCTTCAGCTGCGCCAGCGCCTGCAAGAGGGCCGCGCCCACCACCCCACCGGCTACCTGCTCTGCCTGGAGCATCCCCCGGTGGTCACGCTGGGCAAGCGCGGCCGGGCCGAAGATATCTTCGGCCTGGACCAGCTCCGAGACCGGGGCACCCAATTCTTCAAAATCGATCGCGGGGGCGAAGCCACCTACCACGGCCCCGGCCAGCTGGTGGTCTACCCGGTGGTCCGCCTCGATGCGCTGGGCCTGGGCGTCGTGGATCTTATCCGCGGCCTGGCCAACTCCCTCTCCCGGGCACTGGCCGATTTCGGCCTCGACGCCGACTACGACACCGACCACCCCGGCCTCTGGACCCGGACCACGCCCCCACGCAAGATCGCCAGCGTGGGCATGCGCGTCTCCGGCGGCGTCACCACCCACGGGGCCGCCGTCAACCTCATCAACGACCTGATCCCCTTCTCCCTCTTTGTGCCCTGCGGCATGCCCAACGCCCCGGTCACTCGCCTCCTCGATCACCTCGACACCCCCGATGGCTGCAACGTCGAAGCCTTCACCGAGCGCTTTCTCAACCACTTCGCGGCCTTCCTCGACTGCCAGTTCGAACCCCTCGATCTGGCCCCCCCGCCCCCCGAAGAAGCCGCCCCCTCGATGCCTCTCTGACCCAACGAGGTATCGAACAACACACCGAGCAATAAAAAACGCCGCCCCAACAAGGGCGGCGTTTTTCACTTTCTGCTGTTTTACACCCAATCCTCAAGCAGCTCGTCAGGACGAAGTCCAGCAAGGAGGCAGGGATGAAGCTGTAGCAACGCTACCGCGAATCCCTGACGACGACGCTGGCTTCGTTCTGACGAGCTGCCCCACTCCGGGCGAAGTCCAGCAAGGGAGGCAGGGATGAAGCTGTAGCAACGCTACCGCGAATCCCTGACGACGACGCTGGCTTCGTTCTGACGAGCTGCCCCACTCCGGGCGAAGTCCAGCAAGAGAGCCAGGGATGAAGCTGTAGCAACGCTACCGCGAATCCCTGACGACACCGCTGGCTTCGTCCTGACGAGCTGCCTCACTCCACCGTAAGCCGTTTGATATTAGCTCCCAGAGCATTGAGCTTCTCGTCGATGCGCTCATAGCCGCGGTCGATCTGGCGCACGTTGTAGATGGTGCTCGTGCCCCGAGCGCACATCGCCGCGATCAGCAGCGCCATGCCCGCGCGCACGTCTGGCGACTCCAGCGTCGAGCCGATCAGCTCCCCGCCGCCGACCACCACCACGCGATGCGGGTCGCAGAAGACGATCTTGGCGCCCATCGCGATGAGCGAGTCCACGAAGAACATCCGCCCTTCAAACATCTTCTCGAAAAAGAGCACGGTGCCCTTGCTCTGGGTGGCCACCGTGATCGCGATCGACATCAGGTCGGTCGGGAACGCCGGCCAGGGCGCGTCGTCCACCTTGGCCATCGCGTTGTTCATATCGTCGCGAATCACCAGGTCCTGGTCGCCGGGCACGAAGAGGTCTTCGCCGCGGAGCTCGGTCTTGACGCCGAGCTTCTCAAACACCAGGCGGATCATGCGCAGATCGTCGGGGACCACGCCTTCAATGGTCAGCTCGCTGCCGGTTACCGCCGCCAGCCCGGCCAGCGATCCCACCTCCAGGTAGT
The Lujinxingia litoralis genome window above contains:
- a CDS encoding L-threonylcarbamoyladenylate synthase → MSTQKGSETPQVVVVDRGQPERERLRAPAAALRRGELVAFPTETVYGLGANALDAEAIAKIYEAKGRPANNPLIVHVPDLASAKALAARWPEEATRLAEAFWPGPLTLVVPRKEEVVATVSAGLDTVGLRVPAHPVARALLEEAGVPVAAPSANLYTQTSPTRAAHVLKSLGGRVGWVIDGGATEVGVESTVVSLAGEVPVLLRPGMVSLEALREVVGEVHTLAEAPAEDAPRQSPGLARRHYAPGVPLRVREKEAIEADLRQGRGQGVGCVVREALRCEGAVAVVLPRDAAGFAAGLYDALHRLERLGVDAIWVEAPPGEAAWEAIRDRLDRAAH
- the lipB gene encoding lipoyl(octanoyl) transferase LipB — its product is MILLRPGLVPYGQALAWQLQLRQRLQEGRAHHPTGYLLCLEHPPVVTLGKRGRAEDIFGLDQLRDRGTQFFKIDRGGEATYHGPGQLVVYPVVRLDALGLGVVDLIRGLANSLSRALADFGLDADYDTDHPGLWTRTTPPRKIASVGMRVSGGVTTHGAAVNLINDLIPFSLFVPCGMPNAPVTRLLDHLDTPDGCNVEAFTERFLNHFAAFLDCQFEPLDLAPPPPEEAAPSMPL
- a CDS encoding HTH domain-containing protein; this encodes MTFAEAAIEVLFRAGRPLHFKKITEAAISENLLSHVGRTPEATMGERLNQELKKEGSSPVVSVRPGVFTLREDYVKKLESDGRERLPLGAKKASAPAPAPTNGKAPAPEARGEAESEEGDSRRSSSRRRRRRGSRNSSRGSRAEARPETREEESREEESAPSPRKSSASRRRSSASRRKSSSSRRKSSASKREKTRGDRNGRGERNGRGERHEGRRTERRDTRRPARTARSTNRHLKEGPVRMDTIAEAAMTVLSDNNKRPMKVKDLAEAIFERKLVRFHTHDPAATVQAAIAGDNQIREQKGNRPYFIQYDRERWGLTEWGLSQSSVEREEQILSLAEEIRQDAVSHLGQALTDVKAEAVEHLALTLMERLGYRNIKVSKRSSEGDVFFTSDWRQGLADVRVCIQVVGDSSQELSSNAVTDLRGTLHHYSASEGVIIHLGNINAEAVKESREEKLAAITLIDRDTFVELLIKHGIGVRTYQTPITMVDTSFIEALASA
- a CDS encoding type B 50S ribosomal protein L31; this translates as MKSDIHPQYNPVIFVDGEHEIITKSTMTSKETREIDGVEHYVVQVEISAYSHPFYTGKQKLMDTEGRVDRFLKRYNMTRDEAKVASGDDESSDEA
- a CDS encoding S1C family serine protease produces the protein MKQAGAPSRRVGGRLLVAAALLLASCQPSPDTPSSPAAGEAAPPQNAPALAAPPDFSQLVGEARPAVVNIYTRTRVPTPRSPVSPPGIVPPEREQQSLGSGFIFDAAGLVLTNEHVIRDATQISVRLLDERVFEAEVVGSDPQTDVAVLRLRHTEELPTVSLADSDALQVGQWVVAIGNPLGLSSTVTAGIASATGRQVLPPGGQLRYQDFIQTDASINPGNSGGPLLNVQGQVVGICTAVVAQGQGLGFAIPINMVKTILPALIEEGKVSRSWLGIYVDEVPAALRRELDLPEGGALITRVIPGGPGHTAGLQPGDIITTIAEQDVSDSRQLSWVTSNLGVGRTVELTLQRGSQPLSLPLTLGAQPE
- a CDS encoding HAD family hydrolase, whose protein sequence is MQGQAQPGGVPAGFEASIARRLSQVLAGAAGQVAVFDFDNTCIVGDIGELYSHYLIDRVAYRYDLEAFWELVHPEEGRDELRMLSQALRAMGEQAREADPRYARYLAEMGALYGRRLERLGKRACYEWAVRLHVGLSPAEMEAYTVEAIAGELRRELRDECRFSGRGEEVRIARGVRVVSQVRGLMEALRRAGAEVWVVSATNVWTVRVFAQLLGVAPEQVIGNRVELDGERLSSRTARPVLFREGKVEAIKEVIGRRPWLAVGDAGTDFEMLCDAEHALVMDKGDALLRREGPGRGFMMQERDALDMEAPEVALKALDVLRGVEPVVAR